The window AGGCACTGGCATCCAGCAATGGGAATGGTGTGGCTGTTACTTCTGGTACTCGGATTCTTTATTGCGATTGCCGTTTTGCACGCGATCTATGTCCAGCTTGTCTTCGGACCATTTGAAAAATAGCGGCGTCGATTCACGCACTAAAAAGCGGGGCCACTTAATCCAGCACTACCCCCGAGTTCAGGACGGATTACTGCCGCCGAGTGCCAACTCGGTGCGCACCTTTCGATGCCGAAGGCTAGTGCGTTTCACAATCCATCTAGCGCCAGCTAGGTAAGGTCGGTAATTTAGAGACCATCTCCAGGAGGTGGTCTGATGGAACCAATTGCGGTGGAAATTCGCGCGGAGATTCTTGCCGCGTGTGATGCGGGTGAGGGGACGCGTGTCGTGGCGGTTCGCTTCGGCGTGTCGGAATCATGGGTGCGACGCGTGAAGCAACAGCGTCGCGAATCGAATCAACTCGCGCCAAAGACGGCAGCGTCACGACAACCCGAGTGGAAGGAATGGGCCGACTGGTTGGTGGCGAAGGTCACTGCTCGGCCCGACATTTACTTGCGTGAGCTGCAGGCGGAACTCCAAGCCGAGCGTGGCGAAGAAGTTTGCTTGACGACGATCTGCAACGCATGCCGTGCGCTAGAGCTCACGCGAAAAAAAAGACGCTGATTGCGAGCGAGCAAGATCGCCCCGATGTTGCGGAGAAGCGTGAGCGATGGCGCGCCGAGCAGCCAAGCATTCCGCCGGAGAAAGCCGTTTTCATCGATGAAACGTGGGCCAAAACGTGCATGACGCGGACTTATGGTCGTTCGCTCATCGGCACACGACTGATCGAAAAAATCCCCAGCGGCCGCTGGCAAACGACGACGTTTCTGGGCGCGATGCGAGCCGCAGGATTCATCGCCCCGCTGACAGTGGATGGTGCCATCAACGGCGAGTTGTTTCTCGCTTGGGTCCGCAAAGACTTGGCTCCTGCACTACGGCCTGGCGACATCGTCGTGATGGATAATCTCTCGAGTCACAAAGTCGCCGGCGTGCGCGAAGCGATCGAAGCCGTCGGCGCTGAGGTGCGTTACTTGCCACCGTACTCACCCGACCTGAACCCGATCGAACTTGCCTTCGCGAAGTTCAAAAAGCTCTTGCGCGACGGAGCACGACGTACCGTAGACAAACTCTGGGATCTGTGCGGCGCACTCCTCGAACTCTTCAACGAGGAGGAGTGCCGCAACTACTTCAAACACTGCGGCTACCGCTACACCTAAGATGGAAACGCACTAAACATGGCCGTTGCGAGCACTTCCCACAACGGTAATGCTCAAACTTGCCGGCCCAGAATTTGACGTTGACGGTGTGTGCCGTCGCGCTAAAAGCCAAGTAGACAGCGTACTGCCGCCGCCCAAGGCGTGCTGCTCGTATCGAGCCATCGAGGCGACGCGAATAGTTCTCTGAAGCCCACGTACACGTGATACCATTCTGATACCAAGACTGCTTGAATCGCAGTGTTTGGCTGGTAAAGTGAGGTAACAAGCATGCGATTTTCTCGTGGAAAATCGCATTTCAGGAATTGCAGCGTATCATGGGGTGCAGAAGGTTGCAGGTTCAAATCCTGTCACCCCGACTCCGACCTGCAAACGGCTCTTCGGTATTTGATACCCGAAGAGCCGTTTCTGTTTTGGTGCCAATACTTTGTGACTGAACAGAGAAGTTGACCTCCAGGTTCAAGTAGGCCGTTGAATTTGGCATGCTGTCCCAGGCTCCTGATGCAAGTCTTGATTGGGCATCGAGTTATTGAGTTCAAATCCGGTCACTACTCACCACTCGATACTTCCGCAGCGTGCTGATTTTGAACTTCCACGCCACGCCTCCTCGCGACTGGCGAAAGGCTGCTGAACCGTACATAAACCGAATTTCGGTTTGGCAGTTACCGTTGCGGCGCCGGCGGCGGTAATTCCTCGCGGCGAAGTTCGGGCAGACGGACCGGCGGGGTCATTTGAAAGAAATCTTCTGCCGGTCGCTCGCCGCTAGGGTAGCGCTCCGCGTTGGGTAGCGGGCCATTGCGCGCAGGATACTGCACTGGCCGCGCGAGTCGGCCCAGTGGTCCGATCGATCCATACCGCTCCTCATAAAACCAGACGCCGTGGCTTTCGAGGATGGTGCCAGTTTGACGTTCCAACTCGGCGAGGAGTGTGTTGTACTGCGTCAGCGCCGTGGCTTCATTGCGGACGGCATTGCCCCAGTCGGTGATTGCGAGCAGCACATTCAAATAGCTGAACGTTGCGTCGAACTCGCCGCGGAAGATGCCTTCTTGAATCTTCAGATTCTCCGCCGCCGCAGCGCGGGCCTCGCGATAGGCCAGGTACTGTTCATAGGCTCGTTCTAAACTGCGCAGCGTGGTGGCCAGTTCATGCGAAGCCGCGTGAAGCCCTTGTTGCAGATTGGCCTGATCGCGGGCGAGGATCAACTCTCGCTGCCGCAGTTGCGATCGCTCGCGGCGTAGGCCGAGCGGCATCGAGAAGTTCACACCCAGGGTGTAATCGGTGAATTGCCCTGGACCTGAAGAGACTCTCATTCCTGCGGGCGTTTCTCCCTCGAGACCATTCCAGCGATAAAGGGCCACGGCATCGAGGCGTGGACGAGCGGTGTTGTTGGCGATGATCAGCTGCTGCTCATCGGCCTCCAAAATCAGCTTGAGTTCAATCAAGTCGGGCCGTTGCTGAGCGGCCAATTCGACAATTTGCAGCCAATCGGGCTCAAAGCGTTCGCTGGCCGGCTCCGTCGTTGGCGTTAGCTGTACTTCGTCCCACGGCGGCAAACCGAGCAGGTTCCGTAGCACCGCTTCGCGCTGCAGCACTGCATTGCGCGCATTGATCAGATTGGCTTGAAAGTTCGCCAGCGAAGTTCGCGCCTGGGCCTGATCGGAACCGTTGCGAATGCCCACTTTGAATCGCTGTTGGGCAAACTGATGCGCGAACTTCGCTTGCGCCACCTGCTGTTCTGTGGCCCAAACATCGATGCGCGCGGCAATCAAGCTCCAGTAGGCTTCGATCACGCTCCGCACTTGCGTTTGCACTGCGTCTTTCAGCTGAAAGTACGACCGCTCGGTATCGATCCGCGCGAGCACCACCGGCGCGAGATTCGCGGGCCGGCCGAAGCCTTGCAACAGCGGTTGCGTATACGCGATGCTGGCCGAAGACGTGTTCTGGGGATTGAGCGGAAACACGCCAGGCTGAAACCGCTGACTGACTGTGTTCACGCCCGCGTCGAACTGCCCGCCCAAGGGATTGATTTTGGAAACACCCACATCCAACCGATGCTGATCGGTGCGAAAGCCGCCGATCAACGTATTCGTCGGATCGCCCGGATCGGGAAACGCCGTGGGCAGTTCAAGGCGATCCCAGTTGTTGTTCACGGTGAGGAACGGATTGAAGCGGGCCGTGCGCTGATCGATGACCGTGTTGGCAATCGCGACGTCGTAAATCGTCTTCCCACTATTCACCGCCGTTTCGCCAGCGAGTACCCGCACGACGCGATCGTTTTCGAGCGCAATGCGAATGGCATCGTCGAGCGAGATTCGCTGCGGTGTGAAGCGATCCGGTCCTGGTTTGGCGACCGTCGGCGGTGGGGCCGAGGGTGGCAGTGGTGCGGAGCGAAAGTCGGCAGGCTGCCGGATCACGGTTGACCGCTGCTCGAGATGATAAGAGCGATAAGACAGCGGCTGCGCTGTGGCATCCGATTGCGATAACGCAACAAACAGCATCGCTAGCACGCCGGCGCAGCAGCGACAGCGACTGAACCGTTTGTAATGAAAAGACACGAAGTGCATAGTGTTCGACTTCGGCCGATTGTGCCGTGTAGTGCGCACAATCTCATTCGTCCGGTTGAGCCTCGCTAAGCGGTTCACCTTCTCCTTCCGAATGTAGGGCTTGTAGCGCCTGGTCAAAATCGACCGTGTCGCAAACCACTTGCCCATCGCGCAGCACCACGACTCGCCGGGCATGGCGGGCCACATGCTGGTCATGCGTTACCAGAATCACGGTGATCCCCTGCTGTTCATTCAGCTCCCGAAATAAGGCAATGACCTCGCGACTCGTCCGGCTATCGAGGTTCCCCGTCGGTTCATCCCCCATGATGATGGCTGGTTCGTTGACCAGAGCCCGGGCAATGGCCACGCGCTGCTGTTGACCACCGGAGAGTTGACTCGGGTGATGATCGAGTCGCTCGCCCAACCCAACCAGCTTCAGCTTCTCGATCGCTCGGCGTCGGCGTTCTCTGGCGGAAATGCCGCGACAATAGAGGAGTGGCAATTCGACGTTCTCCACTGCTGTCGTCCGGGCGAGGAGATTGAAGTTCTGAAACACAAACCCGATTCGCCGATTGCGGATCACCGCCCGCTCATCGCGCGACATCGTGGCGATCTCTTCTCCCGCGAGTTGATAGCTGCCACTCGTCGGACGATCGAGACAGCCGAGCGTGTTCATCAGCGTCGATTTGCCACTCCCCGAAGGCCCCATCAAAGCCAGGTATTCGCCCGGTTCAATCGTCAGATTCGTATGCTGTAGTGCCTTTACCTGCACTTCGCCCAAGTCGTAGGTTTTGCAAATATCGCGCAGTTCAATCAGGGCCAAGTGATGAGTTCCCGTATTCAAATAGTCGCTAGCGCGGAGCGAAAGATGATGATGGCTTGCTACAATCAAAGCTCATCAACTTCCGCCTCAATCAGCCAGTAGCCCATGCGCAGGTTTGTCACGATTGCGGTCATTATTCTAGTCCTGGGTGGTGCAGCCGTCGCCTGGCAGCCGCTGAGCAACTACATGCAGTTGCGTAGCGTCCCCAAATGGAAGACCGCGAAGGTCACCGAGGGAAATATCTCTGCCGTCGTCAACGCCACCGGCACGGTCAAGCCCGTGCTCCAGATTACCGTGGGAGCGTTTGTCTCGGGACCGATCGCCAAACTGCACGTCGAGTTCAACGAGGAAGTGAAAGAAGGCCAACTGATGGCCGAGATCGACCCGCGCATCTATGTCGCTGGTGTGGCCCGCGACGAAGCGGCGCTGGCCAATCGCCGGGCGGACGTCGAGCGGGCCAAAGCGCAGTTGCAGCAAGCGATTCGCGACGAAAACCGCGCGAACACGCTCCGCGAGGACGATACTGCTTTCATCGCTCAAGCCGAAATCGATCGCGTTCACTTTGCTCGCCTGTCATTGCAAGCGATGGTCAAGGTGGCCGAAACGGCGGTCGACCAGGCCCAGGCTCAACTCGACAATTCCAAACTGAGCCTCGAATACACCAAGATCAAAGCTCCCTGCGACGGCATCGTGATCAACCGCAAAATTGATCCGGGGCAAACGCTGGCGGCCCAGTTTCAAACGCCTGAGCTGTTTATCGTCGCCCCCGACATGCGGAAGAAGATGTATGTGCATGCCGCCGTCGATGAAGCCGACATCGGGCTAATCAAAGTAGCTCAGGAGAAGAAAATGCCGGTGACATTCACCGTCGATGCCTACACCGACCTGTTCACGGGCACCGTCGAAGAAATTCGCCTGAGCGCCACGACCACGCAAAACGTTGTCACCTATCCGGTGCTCGTCGGCGCTGCGAACGAGCAACTCAAACTCCTCCCCGGCATGACGGCGAACCTGTCCTTCGAAGTGGCCCGGCGTGAAAAAGTACTGAAGATTCCCAACTCGGCTTTGCGGTTCTTTCCCGCGAAGCAGCACGTTCGCACGGAGGATCTTCAGCTGCTGGAAGGGCAAGTGAAGGAAAACAACATCGACCCCGGCGACGTGCAAGAAACGGGTCTTTCGGCAGAAGAACGGGCGGAAATTCGCAAGTCGCGCAAAGTTCGGCACGTCTGGGTTTCGGATGGCCTCAAGCTGCGCGCGGTGGAAGTAGTCGCTGGTCTTTCGGAGAGCCGCTACACCGAACTGATCTCGGGCGATCTGAAAGTTGGTGATGTCCTCGTCACAGGCATCGAGCCACCGAAGCCGTGGGGAGGCTGAATGATCAGCGGATTTTTCATTACGCTGCGAATCGCCACGCGGGCGTTGGCCAAGAACAAATTGCGGGCCGGCCTCACTGTCCTGGGGGTGGTGATTGGCATTGCCGCCGTCACGGCAATGGTCTCGCTCGGGCAGAGCGCTAGCCAGCTTGTGCAAGGTCAGTTGCAAGGCTTAGGGACCAATGTCGTCATCGTCTTTCCCGGCAATCAAAAGCAAGGGGGCGGTGTACATGGCGCCGTGTCTTCGCTGACGGCAGCTGATTCCGAGGCCATCGTCGAGCATTGCCACACGATCATTGCCAGTTCCCCGATCGTCATTACTCAGGCCCAGGTCGTGTACGGCAACGCCAACTACCAGCCGCGGGAACTGGTCGGCGTGGGGGAGCAATTCCTGACGGTCCGGAATTGGCCAGTGCGGCGGGGCGGCTTTTTCACCGATGGCGACATCAATTCTGCCTCGCAGGTCTGCGTCATTGGCCACACGGTCGTCAGCAAGCTGTTTCAAACGTCCGACCCGATCGGCGAGAAAATTCGCGTTAAGGGCGTGCCGTTCGAAGTTGTCGGCGTGTTGCAAACCAAGGGGGCCAACATGGTGGGAGAGGATCAGGACGATGTGATGCTGTTCCCCTACACTTCCATGCGCCGCCGACTGCAGGGAAGCGAGTTCGACAACGTCAATGCCATCATGTGTTCCGCCCGCTCGCTGACCGACATGGCTGAAGCCGAAAGCGAAATCAATCAACTGCTGGCCGAACGGCACAAAATCAACCCCGGCGAACCTTTCGATTTCGACGTGGGCACGACGGTTGAAATCGCCAATCTGTTGGGCGTGATCATTGGTACGTTGACAATGATGATCTCGTCGATCGCCGGCATCTCCCTGGTGGTCGGCGGCGTGGGCATTATGAATATCATGCTCGTCAGCGTCACCGAACGAACCCGCGAAATCGGCATCCGCATGGCCGTCGGAGCCCGCGGCCGAGACATCCTCGCGCAGTTCCTGATGGAAGCCATCCTACTCGCCTGCCTCGGCGGTATCGTCGGTTTTGCCCTCGGTTGCGCCGCTTCCGTCGGTGTAACCATGCTCATCAACTCGCTCACCTCTGGCACTCGGTGGCCGATCGTGATCAGTTTCAACGCAGCGATCCTCGCCTTCTTCTTCGCCGCCGCCGTGGGAGTTTTTTTTGGCTACTACCCAGCACGCAGGGCGAGTCAGTTAGACCCGATTGAAGCCTTAAGGTATGAGTGAATTGGTTTCAACAATGCGATGTCAGTAATTCGCAGCACGATGGTGACAGAAGGCGGGCGCTCTAGGGAAAAGGAAAATACCATCAATCCTGCGTCTCGCGTGGGCTCGTCGGAAACCGAACTGCCCCCACCACGTCGGTGGGGGCTTTTGGATCGCAACCCGCTCCGTTTTGCCGTGATAATTCTCGATTGGCGCGGTGGCGTTCCCAGAAGTAAGCACACCCGCGACGGCTTTCCGCACTGTGCGTTTACTTCCCGAAAGAGCTCACGATAACCGGTCACGCTGCTTCAAGCGTAAGCAAAACGCCGTTAAATGGCTGGCTCACGCTACCACAATTGGCTTCTTTTGCAGTTCCGCAGTCGGTTGATCCAATGACGGATAATCCGTGTAGCCTTCGGGGCCCGAGCCGTAGAACGTTTTGGGGTTCGGTGCGTTGAGCGGCGCATTAAGCGCGAAGCGATGGGGGAGATCGGGATTGGCGATGAAGAGTTTGCCGAATGCCACAGCGTCGGCTTCGCCTGACTCGATGGCCTGATTGGCGCTTGCGAATGAGAAGCTTTCATTCGCAATGTAGATGCCGCCGAACTTTCGTTTCAGTTCGGGGCCGATTCGGTTTGGGCCGATTGATTCACGCGCCATGATGAATGCGATGCGCCGCTGGCCCAGTTGCTCGGCTACGTAGCCGAACGTGGCGGCTGGGTTGGAGTCGCCCATCGAATACATGTCGCCGCGCGGCGAAAGATGCACGCCGACGCGGTTCACGCCCCACACCCCGATGACTGCGTCGGTCACTTCTAACAACAGTCTCGCGCGGTTCTCGATCGATCCGCCGTACTCGTCGGTGCGCTCGTTCGAACTGTCTTGCAGGAACTGATCGAGCAGATAGCCATTCGCGCCGTGCACTTCCACGCCGTCGAAACCGGCTTCTTGCGCATTCACCGCGCCTTGTTTGTAAGCGGCAACGATGCCAGGCATTTCGGCGAGTTGCAGCGGACGCGGCAAGACGAACGGTCGTTCGGGCCGCAACAGATGAACGTGCCCAGCCGGTGCGCGAGCGCTAGGAGCGACGGGCAATTCGCCGCCGAGGTACGACGGATCGGAAATGCGTCCGACATGCCACAGCTGCAACAAGATTCTTCCGCCCGCTTCATGCACCGCGCGAGTTACCAGTTTCCAACCTTCGATTTGCTCGCGAGACCAAACGCCCGGCGTGTTGGGATATCCCACTCCCATCGGCGTGACGCTGGTGGCCTCAGTGAGCATCAGCCCCGCGCCGGCGCGCTGACGATAGTATTCGGCCATCATTGCGTTGGGAACACGGCCGGAACTCGCCCGAGTTCGCGTCAGCGGCGATAACACGACGCGGTTAGGGAGTTTCCAATCACCGATAACCAGCGGATCGAGCAGCGCAGTCATTTGAGCTTCCTTTTTTAGTCACTAAGAGGGCCACGATTTTCCACCACGCCTAGGGCCGAGTCGGCTTCCCGCCGGCACTTCGCAGAGATAAAGCGTGAACGATGGACATCTCCAATTCAGCGAACGGAATGCGGCGCAATTGCGTGCTGATGATGACGAATCTTTTCCTGCGAACCAAAATCGGTGTCCAGGCCTGACGCTTCTTTACGTGTGACAGAGATGGAATGCAACGCCGACCGCGGCTACACCATTTCTAAGATTCTTGTCCAGACATGAAGGCTTAGCGCGGAGAATTAGCATGAGCGTGCGAGGAAGTCTGCTGAAGGGACCGCTGGGTTTTGGGGCGGCGCCGCTGGGAAACATGTTTCGTAACATTCCCGATGCCGAGGCCGAAGCTACGGTCGACGCGGCCTG is drawn from Anatilimnocola floriformis and contains these coding sequences:
- a CDS encoding ABC transporter ATP-binding protein, whose amino-acid sequence is MALIELRDICKTYDLGEVQVKALQHTNLTIEPGEYLALMGPSGSGKSTLMNTLGCLDRPTSGSYQLAGEEIATMSRDERAVIRNRRIGFVFQNFNLLARTTAVENVELPLLYCRGISARERRRRAIEKLKLVGLGERLDHHPSQLSGGQQQRVAIARALVNEPAIIMGDEPTGNLDSRTSREVIALFRELNEQQGITVILVTHDQHVARHARRVVVLRDGQVVCDTVDFDQALQALHSEGEGEPLSEAQPDE
- a CDS encoding efflux RND transporter periplasmic adaptor subunit, with protein sequence MRRFVTIAVIILVLGGAAVAWQPLSNYMQLRSVPKWKTAKVTEGNISAVVNATGTVKPVLQITVGAFVSGPIAKLHVEFNEEVKEGQLMAEIDPRIYVAGVARDEAALANRRADVERAKAQLQQAIRDENRANTLREDDTAFIAQAEIDRVHFARLSLQAMVKVAETAVDQAQAQLDNSKLSLEYTKIKAPCDGIVINRKIDPGQTLAAQFQTPELFIVAPDMRKKMYVHAAVDEADIGLIKVAQEKKMPVTFTVDAYTDLFTGTVEEIRLSATTTQNVVTYPVLVGAANEQLKLLPGMTANLSFEVARREKVLKIPNSALRFFPAKQHVRTEDLQLLEGQVKENNIDPGDVQETGLSAEERAEIRKSRKVRHVWVSDGLKLRAVEVVAGLSESRYTELISGDLKVGDVLVTGIEPPKPWGG
- a CDS encoding TolC family protein is translated as MHFVSFHYKRFSRCRCCAGVLAMLFVALSQSDATAQPLSYRSYHLEQRSTVIRQPADFRSAPLPPSAPPPTVAKPGPDRFTPQRISLDDAIRIALENDRVVRVLAGETAVNSGKTIYDVAIANTVIDQRTARFNPFLTVNNNWDRLELPTAFPDPGDPTNTLIGGFRTDQHRLDVGVSKINPLGGQFDAGVNTVSQRFQPGVFPLNPQNTSSASIAYTQPLLQGFGRPANLAPVVLARIDTERSYFQLKDAVQTQVRSVIEAYWSLIAARIDVWATEQQVAQAKFAHQFAQQRFKVGIRNGSDQAQARTSLANFQANLINARNAVLQREAVLRNLLGLPPWDEVQLTPTTEPASERFEPDWLQIVELAAQQRPDLIELKLILEADEQQLIIANNTARPRLDAVALYRWNGLEGETPAGMRVSSGPGQFTDYTLGVNFSMPLGLRRERSQLRQRELILARDQANLQQGLHAASHELATTLRSLERAYEQYLAYREARAAAAENLKIQEGIFRGEFDATFSYLNVLLAITDWGNAVRNEATALTQYNTLLAELERQTGTILESHGVWFYEERYGSIGPLGRLARPVQYPARNGPLPNAERYPSGERPAEDFFQMTPPVRLPELRREELPPPAPQR
- a CDS encoding IS630 family transposase, whose product is MPCARAHAKKKTLIASEQDRPDVAEKRERWRAEQPSIPPEKAVFIDETWAKTCMTRTYGRSLIGTRLIEKIPSGRWQTTTFLGAMRAAGFIAPLTVDGAINGELFLAWVRKDLAPALRPGDIVVMDNLSSHKVAGVREAIEAVGAEVRYLPPYSPDLNPIELAFAKFKKLLRDGARRTVDKLWDLCGALLELFNEEECRNYFKHCGYRYT
- a CDS encoding ABC transporter permease, with amino-acid sequence MISGFFITLRIATRALAKNKLRAGLTVLGVVIGIAAVTAMVSLGQSASQLVQGQLQGLGTNVVIVFPGNQKQGGGVHGAVSSLTAADSEAIVEHCHTIIASSPIVITQAQVVYGNANYQPRELVGVGEQFLTVRNWPVRRGGFFTDGDINSASQVCVIGHTVVSKLFQTSDPIGEKIRVKGVPFEVVGVLQTKGANMVGEDQDDVMLFPYTSMRRRLQGSEFDNVNAIMCSARSLTDMAEAESEINQLLAERHKINPGEPFDFDVGTTVEIANLLGVIIGTLTMMISSIAGISLVVGGVGIMNIMLVSVTERTREIGIRMAVGARGRDILAQFLMEAILLACLGGIVGFALGCAASVGVTMLINSLTSGTRWPIVISFNAAILAFFFAAAVGVFFGYYPARRASQLDPIEALRYE
- a CDS encoding helix-turn-helix domain-containing protein — its product is MEPIAVEIRAEILAACDAGEGTRVVAVRFGVSESWVRRVKQQRRESNQLAPKTAASRQPEWKEWADWLVAKVTARPDIYLRELQAELQAERGEEVCLTTICNACRALELTRKKRR
- a CDS encoding alkene reductase — its product is MTALLDPLVIGDWKLPNRVVLSPLTRTRASSGRVPNAMMAEYYRQRAGAGLMLTEATSVTPMGVGYPNTPGVWSREQIEGWKLVTRAVHEAGGRILLQLWHVGRISDPSYLGGELPVAPSARAPAGHVHLLRPERPFVLPRPLQLAEMPGIVAAYKQGAVNAQEAGFDGVEVHGANGYLLDQFLQDSSNERTDEYGGSIENRARLLLEVTDAVIGVWGVNRVGVHLSPRGDMYSMGDSNPAATFGYVAEQLGQRRIAFIMARESIGPNRIGPELKRKFGGIYIANESFSFASANQAIESGEADAVAFGKLFIANPDLPHRFALNAPLNAPNPKTFYGSGPEGYTDYPSLDQPTAELQKKPIVVA